A window of the Cellvibrio sp. pealriver genome harbors these coding sequences:
- a CDS encoding protein-disulfide reductase DsbD has product MVNMFLARVSLERMVFALLVLAASVCAAQTDETSTQVDESSARVVSATAATEQVRAELVASVDAVVPGGEIYLGVHQQIIPHWHTYWVNPGDSGNATTIEWTLPEGASASDIIWPSPSRFSMGPITNYAYENNVTLLSKISVPSSLAVGDTFTAYALVDWLVCKEECIPQQVELALSLPVVSSKAEAGEGSPLIQTALAQVPIASPWEISALQSEIDTDTGAGSLQLRIGLSAEQIAQVSDIWFYPYDWGRIRQSELQQRENLTDAIQLTIPTGDAPAEVGDELAGVLVIREQQGIARGYEIKVPVQALSADNPANDSPISFASALLLALLGGIILNLMPCVFPVLSIKALSLVNHAHHSTVVIRRQGYMYTLGVLTSFAVLALLLILLKAGGNQIGWGFQFQSPVFVLLVAYLLFAVGLSLSGVFFIGGSVTGVGSSLAEKPGYSGSFFTGVLATVVATPCTAPFMAAALGYALAQPPVKLMAIFLSLGFGLALPYLLLSCWPRVQRWMPRPGLWMERVKQFLAFPMYAAAIWLVWVLVQQTGASGVIVALGGCLLIALAAWVYDATRNSSNKQRVLGMAVALVLLLLAIVGGIKQLGEAEQSGQKPAAAENWEPYSDERLQQLLTEGKPVFLNFTASWCISCLVNERVALSTDAVKKQFEQQGITYLKGDWTNRDATITAFLKKFNRSGVPLYVFYPAGQADKPKELPQILTPDIVIAAVSER; this is encoded by the coding sequence ATGGTGAATATGTTTTTAGCGCGGGTGAGCCTTGAGCGGATGGTGTTTGCGCTGCTGGTGCTGGCAGCAAGTGTCTGCGCTGCGCAAACTGATGAAACTTCTACACAGGTAGATGAAAGCTCCGCACGGGTAGTATCCGCAACCGCTGCCACAGAGCAGGTTCGTGCAGAACTGGTGGCCTCTGTTGATGCAGTGGTGCCGGGCGGCGAGATTTATCTGGGCGTGCATCAGCAAATCATTCCCCATTGGCATACCTACTGGGTTAATCCCGGTGATTCCGGTAATGCAACCACCATTGAATGGACGCTGCCCGAAGGTGCCAGCGCGAGCGATATTATCTGGCCATCGCCCAGCCGTTTTTCCATGGGGCCAATTACCAATTACGCCTACGAAAATAATGTAACTCTGCTCAGCAAAATTTCTGTTCCGTCATCTCTTGCTGTCGGCGACACCTTCACCGCCTATGCGCTGGTGGATTGGTTGGTGTGTAAAGAAGAATGTATTCCTCAACAAGTCGAATTGGCGTTATCACTGCCCGTGGTGAGCAGTAAAGCTGAAGCGGGTGAGGGCAGCCCACTGATCCAAACGGCATTGGCGCAAGTACCTATCGCAAGCCCTTGGGAAATCAGTGCACTGCAAAGTGAAATCGATACCGACACTGGCGCAGGCAGTTTGCAACTGCGTATCGGTTTATCGGCAGAGCAAATTGCTCAGGTGAGCGATATTTGGTTTTATCCCTACGATTGGGGGCGCATTCGTCAGAGTGAGTTACAACAACGTGAAAACCTGACTGATGCAATTCAATTAACTATTCCAACCGGAGATGCGCCCGCTGAAGTAGGTGATGAGTTGGCGGGTGTGTTGGTGATCCGCGAGCAGCAGGGCATTGCGCGCGGTTATGAAATCAAGGTGCCAGTGCAAGCCTTGTCAGCTGATAACCCAGCAAATGATTCACCAATCAGTTTTGCGAGTGCGTTGTTATTGGCGCTGCTGGGTGGAATTATTTTAAATCTGATGCCGTGTGTGTTTCCGGTATTGTCGATAAAAGCCTTGTCACTGGTTAACCATGCGCATCATTCCACTGTTGTCATTCGTCGTCAGGGATATATGTACACCTTGGGTGTGCTGACCAGCTTCGCTGTGCTTGCGTTATTGTTGATTTTATTAAAAGCAGGCGGAAACCAAATTGGATGGGGCTTTCAATTCCAGTCACCGGTTTTTGTGTTATTGGTTGCGTATTTATTATTTGCTGTTGGTTTAAGTTTATCTGGCGTGTTTTTTATTGGCGGTTCGGTGACAGGCGTAGGTTCTTCTCTCGCAGAAAAACCCGGTTACAGCGGCAGCTTTTTCACCGGAGTATTAGCCACTGTAGTGGCAACACCCTGCACCGCACCGTTTATGGCGGCCGCGTTGGGTTACGCACTGGCGCAACCACCCGTAAAACTAATGGCAATATTTTTAAGCCTGGGTTTTGGTTTAGCACTCCCGTATTTATTGCTGAGTTGTTGGCCGCGTGTACAACGCTGGATGCCGCGCCCAGGATTGTGGATGGAGCGCGTCAAACAATTTTTGGCATTTCCCATGTATGCGGCGGCTATTTGGTTGGTGTGGGTGTTGGTACAACAAACCGGCGCGAGTGGAGTCATTGTTGCGCTGGGCGGCTGTTTACTGATTGCGCTGGCTGCATGGGTTTATGACGCTACACGCAATAGCAGCAATAAACAGCGGGTGTTGGGTATGGCTGTTGCGTTAGTGTTATTACTACTGGCGATTGTGGGTGGTATTAAACAACTGGGTGAAGCTGAACAGAGTGGTCAAAAGCCAGCGGCAGCTGAAAATTGGGAACCCTATAGCGATGAGCGTTTGCAACAATTACTGACGGAAGGAAAACCGGTTTTTCTGAATTTTACTGCGTCATGGTGCATCAGTTGCTTGGTGAATGAGCGTGTTGCACTCAGTACCGATGCAGTAAAAAAACAATTTGAGCAGCAGGGCATTACCTATTTAAAAGGAGACTGGACCAACAGGGACGCGACCATCACTGCATTTTTGAAAAAATTTAACCGCAGTGGTGTACCTCTGTATGTGTTCTACCCCGCG
- a CDS encoding DUF2292 domain-containing protein, with protein MANIQAGGEQHLSEILNEIKKQLALLEYGSLEIQVHNGQVVQIERREKKRWEKSVNTR; from the coding sequence ATGGCCAACATTCAGGCAGGAGGTGAACAACACCTCAGTGAGATACTCAATGAAATAAAAAAACAACTGGCGCTATTGGAATACGGATCTTTAGAGATTCAAGTTCACAATGGACAGGTTGTACAAATTGAACGCCGTGAAAAAAAGCGCTGGGAAAAAAGTGTCAACACTCGCTAA
- a CDS encoding sulfate ABC transporter substrate-binding protein — protein MKLFTKSVAVIATSLLAASVFAKDVTLLNVSYDPTRELYREFNAAFAKHWQEKTGDTVKVEQSHGGSGAQSRAVIDGLRADVVTLALAGDIDPIANIGKLLPKDWVTKLPQNSAPYTSTIVFLVRKGNPKNIKDWDDLTKKGVEVITPNPKTSGGARWNYLGAWAFAKKQGKDDAGAKEFVRALFKNVPVLDTGARGSTTTFVQRGIGDVLITWENEAFLAVNELGEDEVEIVVPSLSILAEPSVAVVDENAKANGNYEVAKAYLEYLYTKEGQNIAAKHYYRPRDPQVAEAYAKTFPKLELVTIDDFGGWVKAQPEHFGDGGIFDQIYQ, from the coding sequence ATGAAATTGTTTACAAAATCTGTTGCCGTGATTGCAACCAGTTTATTAGCGGCGAGTGTATTCGCCAAAGACGTTACTTTACTGAATGTATCCTACGACCCAACGCGCGAACTCTATCGCGAATTTAATGCCGCGTTTGCCAAACACTGGCAAGAAAAAACCGGTGACACGGTAAAAGTGGAACAATCCCACGGTGGCTCCGGTGCGCAATCACGCGCGGTGATTGATGGCCTGCGCGCCGACGTTGTTACCTTGGCACTTGCAGGTGATATCGACCCTATCGCCAACATCGGCAAACTTTTGCCAAAAGATTGGGTAACCAAATTACCGCAAAACAGCGCGCCTTACACATCCACCATTGTATTTCTGGTGCGAAAAGGCAACCCAAAAAATATTAAAGACTGGGATGACCTGACCAAAAAAGGTGTAGAGGTTATTACTCCTAACCCTAAAACCTCCGGCGGTGCGCGCTGGAATTATTTAGGCGCTTGGGCCTTTGCTAAAAAACAAGGCAAAGACGATGCAGGCGCAAAAGAATTTGTGCGTGCACTGTTTAAAAACGTTCCGGTACTGGACACAGGCGCACGTGGCTCAACCACTACCTTTGTGCAACGCGGGATTGGTGATGTGCTTATCACCTGGGAAAACGAAGCGTTTTTGGCAGTAAATGAACTGGGTGAAGACGAAGTGGAAATTGTGGTGCCCAGTTTATCTATTCTTGCTGAACCGTCGGTTGCCGTTGTCGATGAAAACGCAAAAGCTAATGGCAATTACGAAGTGGCAAAAGCCTATCTGGAATATCTCTACACCAAAGAAGGCCAAAACATTGCTGCCAAACACTACTACCGTCCACGTGATCCACAAGTCGCAGAAGCCTACGCAAAAACTTTTCCAAAATTGGAGTTGGTCACGATTGATGATTTTGGTGGATGGGTAAAAGCACAGCCGGAACATTTTGGTGACGGCGGCATTTTTGACCAGATTTATCAATAA
- a CDS encoding porin, producing MSFHTFWSVVRSAAVTTHFQRNTLTAAIGIALSANAFAGFPTLYGKIHLTANQYDLEKIDFAPTATGATTYRHIGATGITTELDTFVLESTGSRLGIQGDFDANASVQVFYRLEYGIDVDNGTNSNGRELSQRNIFGGLRGDWGSVLVGKNDTPLKTLQTNTVLRSDVDRFNDSPLGDIGTYIVGENRPDNVIQYTSPILFRGLEVNIAAIQAEETGVAVNANNQQDDNGFASGKSVSVTYGKAKWFVGAAVDSNVATTDAIRAVGEITLGAVKLGAIYQTAEAHDSVDSLGGFSTFVGTNGTTNGAQNGLNPLSEWDGASGNAFKEQDGYILNAQWKIAGPWLAKIQYANSTTTPTNTAYQDAELEGIAVGLDYNFNAGTRVFGYFASVEVNGDEKISTKSTTDSTAALGFDFRF from the coding sequence ATGTCATTTCATACTTTCTGGTCGGTTGTGCGATCAGCTGCTGTAACAACACATTTTCAACGCAACACCTTAACGGCCGCTATCGGTATTGCATTGTCTGCGAATGCTTTTGCAGGCTTTCCTACGCTGTACGGCAAAATCCATTTGACTGCCAATCAATATGATTTGGAAAAAATTGATTTTGCGCCTACGGCTACCGGTGCAACGACTTATCGCCACATAGGTGCTACCGGTATTACTACCGAACTGGATACGTTTGTATTGGAAAGCACTGGCTCACGCTTGGGCATTCAAGGTGATTTTGATGCGAATGCCAGTGTGCAAGTGTTTTATCGCCTTGAATACGGCATTGATGTAGATAACGGCACTAACAGCAATGGCCGCGAATTAAGTCAGCGCAATATTTTTGGTGGCTTGCGTGGCGATTGGGGTTCTGTACTGGTAGGTAAAAACGATACGCCGCTAAAAACCCTGCAAACCAATACCGTATTACGCTCCGATGTGGATCGCTTTAACGATTCTCCACTCGGTGATATTGGTACTTATATTGTGGGCGAAAATCGCCCGGATAACGTTATCCAATACACTTCGCCAATTTTATTTCGCGGGCTGGAAGTGAATATCGCTGCTATACAAGCAGAAGAAACCGGTGTGGCAGTAAATGCCAACAACCAACAAGATGATAATGGTTTTGCCTCGGGCAAATCCGTTTCAGTGACTTACGGCAAAGCCAAATGGTTTGTCGGTGCCGCAGTAGATTCCAATGTTGCCACAACTGATGCCATTCGCGCTGTCGGTGAAATTACACTGGGTGCGGTAAAACTCGGGGCGATTTATCAAACTGCCGAAGCCCACGACAGTGTCGATTCGCTCGGTGGCTTTTCTACGTTTGTCGGCACCAACGGCACCACTAACGGTGCACAAAATGGTTTGAACCCGCTCTCTGAATGGGACGGTGCCTCAGGCAACGCGTTTAAAGAACAAGACGGTTACATCCTCAATGCGCAATGGAAAATTGCTGGCCCCTGGCTTGCGAAAATCCAATACGCCAATTCAACCACCACACCCACCAATACCGCTTACCAGGATGCTGAGCTTGAAGGTATCGCCGTTGGTTTGGATTACAACTTTAATGCAGGCACACGTGTGTTTGGCTATTTCGCCAGTGTAGAAGTGAACGGAGATGAAAAAATCAGCACCAAATCTACTACTGATAGCACCGCAGCATTAGGTTTTGATTTCCGTTTTTAA
- the cysT gene encoding sulfate ABC transporter permease subunit CysT: MSETSTSTLPSAPVVLPKNPWVKKSVLPGFGLSLGLAALYASLIVFIPLAGLVLKSLELSWPDLWAVVSNPRAVASYQLTFGASLAAATINLFFGLIIAWVLVRYDFFGKRVVDALVDLPFALPTAVAGIALTALYTTKGWVGQWFWLADIKIAYTWLGVTVALTFIGLPFVVRTVQPVLADLEAEVEEAAASLGASRWQTFRRVLLPALLPSLLTGFALAFARAIGEYGSVVFISGNMPYKTEITPLLIMTKLEQFDYAGAAALGTVMLIFSFVLLLLINLLQHWSHKRTGG, translated from the coding sequence ATGAGTGAAACTTCCACGTCAACACTGCCAAGCGCGCCAGTTGTTTTGCCCAAAAATCCCTGGGTTAAAAAAAGCGTCTTACCCGGTTTTGGTTTATCGCTCGGCCTTGCCGCGCTCTATGCCAGCCTGATTGTCTTTATTCCACTCGCGGGACTGGTTTTAAAATCATTGGAACTCAGTTGGCCAGACTTGTGGGCGGTGGTCAGTAACCCACGTGCTGTAGCGAGTTATCAACTGACGTTTGGTGCATCACTCGCTGCCGCCACGATTAATTTATTTTTTGGTTTGATCATCGCTTGGGTGTTGGTGCGTTACGATTTTTTTGGAAAACGCGTAGTCGATGCATTAGTCGATTTACCTTTTGCATTACCTACCGCTGTAGCGGGCATTGCACTCACCGCGCTCTACACCACCAAAGGTTGGGTGGGGCAATGGTTTTGGTTGGCCGATATTAAAATTGCTTACACTTGGCTTGGCGTTACCGTCGCGCTCACCTTTATTGGTTTGCCTTTTGTGGTGCGCACTGTGCAACCGGTATTGGCCGATTTGGAAGCGGAAGTAGAAGAAGCGGCTGCAAGTTTGGGCGCATCGCGCTGGCAAACCTTTCGCCGGGTATTACTGCCTGCACTTTTGCCGTCATTGCTAACCGGTTTTGCACTCGCTTTCGCCCGTGCGATTGGTGAATACGGCTCGGTGGTTTTTATCAGTGGCAATATGCCGTACAAAACCGAAATCACTCCGCTGTTGATTATGACCAAACTGGAACAATTTGATTATGCCGGTGCGGCTGCACTGGGCACTGTCATGTTGATATTTTCCTTTGTGTTATTGCTGCTCATTAACCTGCTCCAGCATTGGAGCCATAAGCGCACAGGAGGTTAA